Proteins encoded in a region of the Alicyclobacillus vulcanalis genome:
- the purS gene encoding phosphoribosylformylglycinamidine synthase subunit PurS, translating to MKQFDVEVKVWLKPSVFDPQGHAVQGALVSLGFQEMGEVRIGKFIQMTIAAEDEQAAARQVEDMCQKVLANPVMETYAFDVKERGQ from the coding sequence TTGAAGCAATTCGATGTCGAGGTCAAGGTGTGGTTGAAGCCGTCTGTGTTCGATCCTCAGGGTCACGCGGTCCAAGGCGCGCTCGTCTCGCTGGGGTTTCAGGAGATGGGCGAGGTGCGCATCGGCAAGTTCATTCAGATGACCATCGCCGCCGAGGACGAACAGGCTGCGGCGCGCCAAGTCGAGGACATGTGCCAGAAGGTGCTCGCGAATCCCGTCATGGAGACCTACGCGTTTGACGTCAAGGAGCGAGGCCAATGA